One Fuerstiella marisgermanici DNA window includes the following coding sequences:
- a CDS encoding exo-alpha-sialidase → MIRQLLLPAILLATCTQTFAADRKPISINAATREKCLSVLRKGTQGEDFWPAMHAAEGLTLGGHGAEVIELLAPKLPHETDDQKRCGLARELVRAGDRSKAGVMLNILAGKDDHGHVHAAESLYKVVEIGDGVAMRRAFAQDESIPLKLMAAAALGRCGNPDAMQFLRKTLNHEDPNALRIAAWILGRIGDKSDIPRLKKQLPRIEDRLLQAYVQHSLAALGNDEGRSALAENLKDEAADVRTYAATFAGDSWATETADTLKAMLDDPHPDAAIRAAQSLLVLAGEPPHDRSEDISVVVYPSTKQNPRYTEGSVIALNDGSLLFAATEFSGSGSDFAAAHIVAMTSTDQGRTWHNKRVLQENTGGMNVMSVTLRRMPSGQIAMYYLQKNSHTDLDAFVRFSDDETKTFGDSILITADEGYHVVNNDRVLQLSTGRLLVPASSCPDVKGGGHFKNHCYMSDDGGLTWRNGKTMLDAPKRGAMEPEVVELNDGRIMMLIRNQLGFVGKSYSTDGGDTWSEMESLGLQGPEAPATLRRIPSTGNLVLIWNNTFEEEADHGGERTPLTAAVSDDDGDTWQTVGNLEDDASRTYSYTSLMFVGERMAMSYWDSKIGDHSWSCRFRSLPVIWLYGNQK, encoded by the coding sequence GTGATCAGACAACTACTCCTTCCAGCCATCCTGTTGGCGACCTGCACTCAAACGTTTGCCGCCGACCGCAAGCCGATTTCAATTAACGCTGCCACTCGCGAAAAATGCCTGTCCGTCTTGCGCAAAGGCACGCAGGGCGAAGACTTCTGGCCAGCAATGCATGCGGCCGAAGGACTGACGCTTGGCGGACATGGCGCAGAAGTGATTGAACTTCTGGCTCCGAAACTGCCCCACGAAACAGACGATCAGAAACGCTGCGGCCTGGCTCGCGAACTTGTGCGAGCGGGCGATCGTTCGAAGGCGGGCGTGATGCTGAATATCCTTGCCGGCAAAGACGATCACGGCCACGTGCATGCGGCTGAAAGTCTGTACAAGGTTGTTGAGATCGGTGACGGCGTCGCCATGCGGCGTGCGTTTGCTCAGGACGAGAGCATTCCGCTGAAGCTGATGGCTGCGGCCGCTTTGGGGCGATGTGGAAATCCGGACGCTATGCAGTTTCTGCGAAAGACGCTCAACCATGAAGACCCAAATGCGTTGCGGATTGCCGCGTGGATTCTGGGACGCATCGGCGACAAGTCCGACATTCCTCGACTAAAAAAACAACTGCCGCGTATCGAAGATCGGCTGCTGCAGGCGTATGTGCAGCATTCACTGGCGGCACTCGGCAATGACGAAGGTCGATCTGCACTGGCCGAAAACCTGAAGGACGAAGCGGCTGACGTTCGCACTTATGCCGCTACCTTTGCGGGAGACTCATGGGCCACAGAAACGGCAGACACGCTGAAAGCGATGCTGGACGATCCTCATCCCGATGCGGCTATCCGAGCGGCTCAATCGCTGCTGGTGTTGGCAGGCGAACCGCCTCATGATCGAAGTGAAGATATTTCTGTCGTCGTGTATCCGAGCACTAAACAGAATCCGCGATATACGGAAGGCAGTGTCATTGCACTTAATGATGGATCATTGCTGTTTGCCGCGACTGAATTTAGCGGCAGCGGAAGCGATTTTGCGGCTGCTCACATCGTGGCAATGACGTCCACCGATCAGGGACGAACATGGCATAACAAACGAGTGCTACAAGAAAACACGGGCGGCATGAATGTGATGAGCGTCACGCTGCGGCGGATGCCTTCCGGCCAGATCGCCATGTACTATCTTCAAAAGAACAGCCACACCGATTTGGATGCCTTTGTACGTTTTTCTGATGACGAAACCAAAACATTCGGCGATTCCATTCTAATCACGGCCGACGAAGGCTATCACGTCGTCAATAACGATCGAGTCCTTCAGCTTAGCACTGGGCGATTACTGGTTCCCGCGTCGTCATGCCCGGACGTTAAGGGTGGCGGACACTTCAAGAACCACTGCTACATGTCGGATGATGGCGGGCTGACCTGGCGAAATGGCAAGACCATGCTGGACGCTCCCAAACGAGGGGCGATGGAGCCTGAAGTTGTCGAGCTGAATGATGGTCGCATCATGATGCTGATCCGAAACCAACTGGGGTTCGTCGGTAAAAGCTATTCCACCGACGGTGGCGATACGTGGAGCGAAATGGAATCACTTGGCCTGCAGGGGCCTGAAGCTCCCGCCACGCTACGACGAATTCCCTCCACCGGCAATCTGGTGCTGATTTGGAATAACACGTTCGAAGAGGAAGCCGATCACGGTGGCGAACGCACACCGCTGACCGCCGCCGTGTCTGACGACGATGGCGATACATGGCAAACTGTCGGGAACCTGGAAGACGACGCCAGCCGAACCTATTCTTACACGAGCCTGATGTTTGTTGGCGAGCGGATGGCAATGAGTTACTGGGACAGCAAAATTGGCGACCACTCATGGTCGTGCCGATTTCGGTCGCTGCCCGTCATATGGCTTTACGGAAATCAAAAATGA
- a CDS encoding SDR family oxidoreductase, with protein sequence MNQPTVFDQFSMDGKVALVTGGTGFLGSAACRALAEAGASVVVASRSKDRAETAAASLPSAGAARHFGVQLDHLNEDSLDAGFDAAVKVAGQVDVLINNGQQGHALDLTDVTGEAFTKDLQNATGYFLLARRLHDHVVGRQVSGSIVMIGSMYGVVGSYPDAYEGICAASPVQYHALKGGIIHMTRHLAVYWANENVRVNCLSPGPFPSEKAPAEMVERLKTKSPMNRMGRPEELCGPLLLLASDAGSYITGQNLLVDGGWTAW encoded by the coding sequence ATGAATCAGCCAACCGTATTCGACCAATTCAGCATGGACGGGAAAGTTGCCCTGGTCACCGGCGGCACAGGTTTTCTGGGCAGTGCCGCGTGTCGAGCTCTGGCAGAAGCCGGTGCGTCCGTGGTCGTAGCCAGTCGCAGCAAAGATCGAGCGGAAACGGCGGCGGCCAGCCTTCCATCGGCCGGCGCAGCGCGGCACTTTGGCGTGCAGCTTGATCACCTGAACGAAGATTCTCTGGACGCCGGATTCGACGCGGCCGTGAAAGTTGCCGGGCAGGTGGATGTGCTGATCAACAACGGCCAACAGGGACACGCTCTTGATTTGACCGACGTCACTGGTGAGGCGTTTACCAAAGACCTTCAGAACGCAACCGGCTACTTTCTGCTGGCTCGACGCCTGCACGACCATGTGGTCGGTCGGCAGGTGAGTGGATCGATTGTCATGATCGGTTCGATGTACGGCGTTGTGGGTTCGTACCCGGATGCTTACGAAGGCATTTGTGCGGCCAGTCCGGTTCAGTACCATGCGTTGAAGGGCGGCATCATTCACATGACGCGTCACTTGGCGGTGTACTGGGCGAACGAAAATGTGCGAGTCAACTGTTTGAGTCCCGGACCGTTTCCTTCAGAAAAAGCGCCGGCGGAAATGGTCGAACGCCTGAAGACAAAAAGCCCAATGAACCGCATGGGGCGGCCGGAAGAACTTTGCGGCCCACTGCTGCTGCTGGCCAGCGACGCCGGCAGCTATATCACGGGACAGAACCTACTGGTCGATGGCGGCTGGACGGCGTGGTAA
- a CDS encoding Gfo/Idh/MocA family protein — protein sequence MKNILVVGAGSIGERHIRCFQKTGRAVVAVCEINDALRERVVTDYALPSQFRSLDEAMAQSFDAAVICTPAHLHIPMSLQLAKQGVGLLIEKPLSTSTDGIEELQAVITQQNLPAGVAYVMRNHPAMAALKRALDSDQFGRQVQVVYAGGQHFPFYRPAYRDTYYAKHETGGGAIQDAITHIMNASEWLVGPVSKLVADAEHCVLDGVDVEDTVNVITRHGDIPGSFSLNQHQPPNENQLTVICERGTIRGDFTRHRWLSCVEPGAPWYVEEEFSLERDDMFINQANAFLDVLDGTAEATCSLAEALQTLKVNLATLQSVRAAEWVTL from the coding sequence ATGAAAAACATTCTCGTCGTCGGTGCCGGTTCTATTGGTGAACGGCACATTCGCTGCTTCCAAAAAACTGGCCGAGCGGTCGTTGCCGTCTGTGAAATCAACGACGCTCTGCGCGAACGAGTCGTCACAGACTACGCCTTGCCGTCGCAGTTCCGGTCTCTTGACGAAGCCATGGCGCAGTCCTTCGACGCTGCTGTCATTTGCACGCCCGCACATTTGCACATCCCCATGTCGCTGCAACTGGCGAAGCAGGGAGTCGGGTTGCTGATCGAAAAACCGCTCAGCACTTCGACGGATGGCATCGAAGAATTGCAGGCGGTGATTACGCAGCAAAACCTTCCGGCGGGCGTGGCCTACGTAATGCGGAACCATCCCGCCATGGCGGCTCTTAAGCGCGCACTGGACAGCGATCAGTTTGGTCGACAGGTCCAGGTCGTTTACGCTGGCGGGCAGCACTTTCCCTTCTACCGCCCCGCGTATCGCGACACGTATTACGCGAAGCACGAAACCGGCGGCGGAGCGATTCAGGACGCGATTACTCACATCATGAATGCATCTGAATGGCTGGTTGGTCCCGTGAGCAAGCTGGTGGCCGACGCAGAACACTGCGTGCTGGACGGCGTCGACGTGGAAGACACGGTGAACGTGATCACGCGGCATGGTGATATCCCGGGCTCATTTAGTTTGAACCAGCATCAGCCGCCGAATGAAAATCAGCTCACCGTAATTTGCGAACGCGGAACAATTCGAGGCGACTTCACTCGCCATCGGTGGTTGTCATGCGTGGAACCGGGTGCTCCGTGGTACGTGGAAGAAGAATTTTCGCTGGAACGCGACGACATGTTTATCAATCAGGCCAATGCGTTTTTAGACGTGCTGGATGGCACCGCAGAAGCAACCTGCAGTCTTGCAGAGGCTCTGCAAACGCTGAAGGTTAACCTCGCCACTTTGCAATCGGTTCGCGCCGCAGAATGGGTGACGCTATGA
- a CDS encoding DUF2062 domain-containing protein, with protein MLRKVLKISAHPRLLLRSVLALDDSPHAIALGVAVGIFFGLTPTVGVQTILILAIVFLSRRICYFNGAAAMAATYISNPFTMAPMYYFWYRLGSRFVPGNASMEQVRSLLQVDGIGQWFDKVCAIGADVGLPMCVGALLTAPFGALLAYPACYWLLKWSGHNPKQKPPERESTDGQASDAGSPEPEGEHGDSDHDVKDETGVKTGEDQQSKSEDSDASGAIKSPCLAV; from the coding sequence ATGCTGCGTAAGGTACTGAAAATTTCAGCTCATCCACGCCTGCTTCTGCGAAGTGTGTTGGCGCTGGATGATTCGCCTCACGCAATTGCTTTGGGAGTGGCTGTCGGCATCTTTTTCGGCCTGACGCCAACCGTCGGGGTGCAGACGATACTGATTTTGGCGATTGTATTTCTGTCGCGCAGGATCTGTTATTTCAACGGCGCTGCGGCCATGGCCGCGACCTACATTTCGAATCCCTTCACCATGGCTCCGATGTACTATTTTTGGTACCGCCTGGGGAGTCGCTTTGTTCCTGGCAATGCATCGATGGAACAGGTGCGTTCGCTGCTTCAGGTCGACGGGATCGGCCAATGGTTCGACAAAGTTTGCGCCATCGGCGCTGATGTGGGTCTGCCCATGTGCGTTGGCGCTTTGCTGACGGCTCCGTTTGGTGCCTTGTTGGCATATCCAGCGTGCTATTGGTTGTTGAAGTGGTCTGGCCACAATCCCAAGCAGAAGCCGCCCGAACGCGAATCAACAGACGGTCAGGCGTCTGACGCCGGTTCGCCTGAACCAGAAGGCGAACATGGCGACAGCGACCATGACGTCAAAGACGAGACCGGTGTTAAGACCGGCGAAGATCAGCAATCCAAGAGCGAGGATTCTGATGCCAGCGGAGCGATAAAGTCTCCGTGCCTTGCCGTGTGA
- a CDS encoding DUF1501 domain-containing protein yields MSSNYFPTCPNIATSRRDMLSRCGMGMGGLALGSLLATETAKAAPASNNPMLPKSPQFPAKAKRVIHLFMNGGPSQVDTFDPKPALEKYVGKSVPGGNLKTERPTGSALPSPFRFRKYGESGIEVSELFPNVAQSIDDIAVIRSMHADVPNHEPSLLLMNCGESRLVRPSMGSWLTYGLGTDNQNLPAFVSMCPGGYPIQESQNWQSGFLPGVFQGTYVDTKNTQIEQLIANIRNDRIMPRQQAMQLDLLRTLNARHLESRTGDAQLESRIQSFELAYRMQMEAAEAFDISREPKHIRDMYGDGLHSRQILMARRLVERGVRFVQVWHGAGQPWDNHDDIEVNHRRLAKQCDQAIGALLKDLKQRGMLEDTLVIWGGEFGRTPVVEMPKKGSNQGKINGRDHNHWGFSMWMAGGGVRGGYVHGATDEFGFRAVEDKVHVHDLHATILKLMGFDHESFTYHYAGRDFRLTDVHGTVVDPLIA; encoded by the coding sequence ATGTCTTCAAACTATTTCCCTACCTGTCCCAACATCGCGACCAGCCGCCGCGACATGTTGTCTCGTTGCGGCATGGGAATGGGAGGTCTTGCGTTGGGAAGTTTGTTGGCGACAGAAACCGCGAAGGCTGCGCCGGCGAGCAACAACCCGATGCTGCCGAAGAGTCCTCAGTTTCCGGCCAAAGCGAAACGAGTCATCCATCTATTCATGAACGGCGGACCATCGCAGGTGGACACGTTCGACCCGAAGCCGGCGTTGGAAAAGTACGTTGGAAAGTCTGTGCCGGGTGGCAACCTGAAGACGGAACGACCAACCGGATCAGCGTTGCCGTCTCCGTTTCGGTTTCGAAAGTATGGTGAAAGCGGGATCGAAGTCAGCGAACTGTTTCCGAACGTGGCACAAAGTATCGACGACATTGCCGTCATTCGATCGATGCATGCTGACGTACCCAATCACGAACCGTCGTTGCTGTTAATGAACTGCGGCGAATCGCGGCTGGTGCGGCCCAGCATGGGATCGTGGCTGACTTACGGTCTGGGCACCGACAACCAGAATTTGCCAGCCTTCGTGTCAATGTGCCCCGGCGGCTATCCGATTCAGGAATCGCAGAACTGGCAGTCCGGATTTCTGCCGGGCGTTTTTCAAGGCACGTACGTCGACACAAAGAACACTCAGATTGAACAGCTGATCGCCAACATTCGCAACGATCGCATTATGCCGCGGCAGCAGGCCATGCAGCTGGACCTGTTGCGAACATTAAACGCTCGGCACCTGGAAAGCCGTACGGGTGATGCCCAGCTAGAATCTCGTATTCAGTCGTTTGAACTGGCGTATCGCATGCAGATGGAAGCGGCTGAGGCCTTCGACATTTCGCGAGAACCCAAGCACATTCGCGACATGTACGGGGACGGATTGCATTCGCGTCAGATTCTGATGGCTCGTCGGCTGGTCGAACGCGGTGTCAGGTTTGTGCAGGTCTGGCACGGGGCCGGTCAGCCCTGGGACAACCACGATGACATCGAAGTTAATCACCGTCGACTGGCCAAACAGTGCGACCAGGCGATTGGAGCATTGCTAAAGGATCTGAAACAGCGCGGCATGCTGGAAGATACGCTGGTGATTTGGGGCGGCGAATTTGGCCGAACGCCCGTTGTCGAAATGCCCAAAAAGGGATCGAATCAGGGGAAAATCAACGGGCGAGACCACAATCACTGGGGGTTTTCGATGTGGATGGCGGGTGGCGGCGTGCGCGGCGGCTACGTTCACGGAGCGACCGATGAGTTTGGTTTTCGTGCTGTTGAAGACAAAGTTCACGTTCACGACCTTCATGCGACGATCCTTAAATTAATGGGCTTTGATCACGAATCCTTCACTTATCACTACGCCGGCCGTGATTTTCGGCTCACAGACGTGCATGGTACGGTGGTTGATCCGTTGATCGCGTAG